GAGTGGATTGCCGCCACACTGGCTCAAAGCCCCCTGACCTTGGTTCATCGCGACTTCCAGAGCCGCAACTTGATGCTCGTCGGCTCAGCCGGCACGCCTGAGATCCGCATCATTGATTTTCAAGACGCTCTTCTTGGCTCGCGGGCTTACGATCTAGTGGCGCTATTAAGGGATTCTTATGTCGAGCTGCCGTCCGCCGAGGTAGACGCCCACGTCATCTGGTTTGGCCAAGAAGTGGGGTTGCCCGCCGAGGATTTCCAGCGCCTTTTCGTCCTGCAGGCCTTGCAGCGCAAGTTGAAGGACACCGGCCGCTTCATCTATATCGACCGGGTCCGCAAGAATCCCAGCTTCCTGCGCTGGATTCCCACCAGCCTTCGCTATGTGGCCGCGGCCTTGAGAGCAGCCCCAACGCCGCTTGAGCCACTGCGGGAGATCTTCGAACGCCATATACCGGCCCTCCACGACTCATAGCAGTTTGCTAGGTACATTTCGTATGACATTGCCGCCGTCCACAAAGCGCAGTGGACACGTCGCGTTGCCTATATACTTTCGCTCGCCGGCTTTGGGGGACTGCTGCGCCCTCGGCTGAACCCATGGAACCGCGAACCGAACCGCCCTTCCCGAAGAGTGTGCTGGTTGTTGACGACGATCCGAAGAGCCGTCGGATCATCGAGGTCAGCCTGCGCAGCGAAGGTTTCGACGTGCAGGTCGCCGCTGATGCCGTCGCGGCGACGGCCTGGTTGGAAGACAATGTGCCCGGCGTGATCATCGCCGCCACTGCTCTCGGCGACGTCGACGGCTTCGATTTTTGCCGCCGCGTGAAAGAGAAACCGGCGCACGCACAAGTTCCATTCATGTTGCTGGGCGAGGCCACGGCGGCGAATCGAATTCGCGGAATCGAGATCGGCGCCGAGGAATTCGTCGGCAAGCCGGTGTTCATCAAGGACGTGGTGGGTCGTGTGTCGTTGCTGCTGCAGCGGCAGAATCGCCAGCGTATGGAGACGGACGGGTCCGGCGACCAGGCTTTCGTCGGCACCCTAGCGGACATCTCGGTGGTTGATCTGGTTCAGACGCTGCAAGGCCCGCGGCGCTCCGGCGTCGTCCATCTGCGCAGCCAGCAAAGCGGCAGCGGCGAAATCTATTTTCGCCAGGGTGCGGTGGTCGACGCGGAGGTCGGTCGCCTCTCGGGGCGCGAGGCGATGTTTCGCCTGTTTTCCTGGTCGCAAGGCACGTATCGCATCGAACCGAAGAGCATCCGTCGCAAGGACGCCATTGGCCTTCCGCCGGCCGCGCTGGTGATGGAGGGGATGCGCCGGTTGGACGATTGGCAGCGCCTGTTGAAAGATCTTCCACCACTGCCGACGGTGTTCGAGGTCGACTACCGCGTGCTGGCCGAGCGCCTGGCGGAAATTCCCGACGAGGTGAACGCGATCCTGCGTCTTTTCGACGGCGCTCGCACCCTGCTCAACGTCGTCGATGATTGCGGCATCGCCGACAGCGAGGCGCTGAGCCTGGCGGGCAAACTGTTTGCTGAAGGCATCATTCGTGATGTGCAGGCGCCCGCCGAGGAGACCGCGGCCGCTTCGCCCGCTGCCGAGGGATGGTTGACCGAGGCGGCGGGTCCGTTTCGCCCGCCGGCCGTCGCCGACGACGCCGAGCCGCCCACCGGCGACGGAAACGACATTCATCGCCGGCGCACCGGACCGCTGGAGCCGCTGGAGCCGCCGCTTTCGGCAGCGCCGCCGCCAGTGGCCGACGAACCGCGACGGGACACGTTGCTTGAATTGGCTGTTCCAGCGCTGGAGGAACCCAGCGCGGCCAATGGGGCGCCAGCCTCGGTCTTGAATGGTGCGATCTCGACGCCGATCGCGGCGCCGGCATCGGAGGAACCGCCGCCGGCCGATGCCGCCGACGAAACGGTGGATCTAGCGCCCAGCGCCGCTACGCCCGAGGCCGTCGCACCCACGGTGGCAGTCGCACCCGACGAGCCACCGCCCATCGCTGTGTCCAGCGGTGCCATTCCCGGACCGCGGGAGAATGAACCGGCCGTGGTCATCCCGTTCGGGGACATGGGCGGCGCCGCGCGGCGCACCTTGCTGGCCGCTGGCGGAGCACCCACCGCCGCAGCGAACGCCGCCGACAGCGGTCCGCTGGCAGCCATCGCCGGTTCGTTGGGCGAGTCGATGTCGCCGTCGGCGCGCTCGACCGAGCCGGGCATTGGTCCGCCCGACGAACTATCCGCGGGATCGCCTCTTGCCGACGCCACCGCGGCGGAGGCCTTGCTGGCCGGTGCAGAACCATTCCCATCTGCGTCCGATTCCACAGCGCTGCCCGTAAAGGCCGCGCGCTGGACCAAATCGGGCGACGCCGTCAGCGACGCAGACGCGCTGGACGAGCTGAGCCTGCCTGGCCGCCATCGGGGACCGCTGATGTTGATCGGCGGTGCCGCGCTGCTGGGCGGCCTGGTCTTCGCGGCCCAACGTCTGTTTCCGCACGGCGAACGCGCAACCGATAGGCCCGCCCTAGCAGCGCCGGTCACGCCGTCCGAGCAAGCCCCGCGGGCAGTCGTCGTCAAAGAAGCCCAGGCGCCCGCCAAACCAGCGCTGCCGCCGGTGCCCGCGCCGGCGAAGAAGCCAGCGGCGCCCGCGGTCGAGCTACCGACGGCGCCGATCGCCGCGTCGCCGAATCCACCCGGCAAAGAATCGCCGCCGCCCGCAGCGCGGGCGCCGGAACTGGCCGCGCGCGAATCACCATCGGCGGCGGCCGCGGCGAAGTCTCCATCCGCTGCCAAGCCGGCCGTCGCCGCGCAACCCGATCGCGGCGCTGATTTTTCCGGCCTGCTGGAGAAATGCCGAGCCGCCTTCAGCCAGGGCAAGGTTCGCGAAGCTGCCACCGCCTGCGCCGCCGCCAAGGACGCCAACGGTGAATCGGGCGACGCGCTGCTGCTCTTGGCCCATGTCGAGTTCAACCGCAATCACTTGAAGGACGCTCTGCAGTGGGCGGAGAAAGCGATCAAGATCGATCCCAATCTCGCCGACGCGTACGTGATCTTCGGCGGCGTGCAACAGGACGCTGGCCGCAATCGCGAAGCAAAGTGGGCCTACAAAAAATATCTCGAGCTGGCCCCGCGCGGGCAGTACGCCGCCGACTTGCGGGCCATCGTCGACACGTTGTAAGCGTCGGCGGTCATGTTGGTCCTGGGAATCGAGACTTCGTGCGACGAGACCGCCGCGTCGGTGGTGGAGGACGGCCGCCGCGTGCGTTCGGATGTGGTGGCGTCGCAGATTTTGGTGCACGCGCCTTACGGTGGCGTGGTGCCGGAGGTGGCCTCGCGCCAGCACCTGGCGACGATCATTCCGACGGTGGCGGGCGCCGTGAAAACGGCCGGCATCACGCTCGGCGACCTCGACGGCATCGCCGTGACGTGCGGTCCGGGTCTGGTGGGCGCGCTGCTGGTCGGCGTGGAGACGGCAAAATCATTGGGCTATGCGCTGGGCAAGCCGGTGGTCGGCGTCAACCACCTGGCCGGGCATCTGGCGGCGGTGTTTCTTGAAGACCCGTCGCTGCCCGAGTCGCCGCCCTATCCGCATCTGGCCTTGCTGGTTTCGGGCGGGCACACAGCACTGATTCGCGTCGGTGGCCCGGGGCAGACGCGTCTGCTGGGAGCCACGCGCGACGACGCCGCCGGCGAGGCGTTCGACAAGGTCGGCAAGATGCTGGGCCTTGGGTATCCGGGCGGCGTGCAGATCGATGGCCTGGCCGCCACCGGCGATCCGCGCGCCGTCGCGCTGCCGCGCGCGTTGCCGGGGCGGGACGATCTCGACTTCAGCTTCTCGGGCCTGAAGACGGCGGTGTCGACGATCCTGCACGGCGCGCCGCCGCCGATCGAGCAACAGCTCGGCGATTTTTGCGCCAGTTTTCAAGCGGCGGTAGTTGATGTGCTGGTGCGCAAGTCGCGCCGGGCGCTGGCGCTGCAAGGATTGGGCGCGCTGGTGGTGTGTGGCGGCGTGGCGGCCAACCGGGGCCTGCGCGCCGGTCTGGCGGTGGCCGCCGGCGAGGACGGTTTTCGGCTGTATATCCCGCCGCCCAAGCGCTGCACCGACAATGCGTCGATGATCGCCGCCGCCGGGACGCCGCTTCTGAAAATGGGCACGCGCGCCGCCTGGGATCTGGGCGTCGATCCCGGACTGCCTCTTTGACCGCGCGACCGCCCGACGATCCGCGCCGGGTGTTGGCGCGGTACGACCTGCGGGCGAAAAAATCCTGGGGGCAAAACTTTCTCGTCGCGCGCGGCATTCACCAGCGCATCGTGGCCGCCGCCGGCGCGACCGCGGACGATGTGGTGGTGGAGATCGGCGCCGGCCTGGGCACGTTGACCGTTGCGCTGGCCTCGGCCGAGCCGCCACCTCGTCGGGTGATCGCCGTCGAGCGCGACCCCGACATGTTGACCGTCCTGCGTGGCGAACTGGTCGCCGCCGCCAACGTCGAGGTCGCCGCCGCCGACGCCGCGACGTACGATCTGCCAGCGGTGGCCCGCGGGGCGGGACGGCCGATCATCGTGGTCGGCAATCTGCCGTATCAGATCAGCAGCGCGTTGTTGTTGCGGCTGGCGCGGGCCGGCACGGCGACGCTGGCGCGCGCGGTGGTGATGGTCCAGCGCGAGATGGCCCAGCGGGTGGTGGCGCCGGCGGGCAACAAGATCTACGGACGTTTTTCGGTGGCGGTGCAGCAGCGCGCGGCGGTGCGCATCCTGTTTCACGTCAGCCCGGGCGCCTTTCATCCGCCGCCACAGGTGACCTCGTCGGTGCTGGAGCTTTTGCCGCGGGCGGCGTTGCTGGCGCCGGTGCGCGACGAACTTTTGTTCGACGAGGTGGTGAAGGAAGCGTTCGGCACCCGGCGCAAGATGCTCCGGCGAGCGCTGGCGCCGGCGTTCGGCGCCGACGTCGCCGAAGCGGCGTTGCAGCAGGCCGGCCTCGACGGCACATTGCGCGCCGAAGCGCTGACCATCGCCGAGCTGGCGCGTCTAGCGGACGGCATGCTGGCGGCGCGTGCGGCCGTGCGCTGACGCTGGTACCGCCGCCGCCGATGCGCTAGACGAAGCGCAGCCGATGCCCGAGCTTCCTGAAGTCGAGACCATCGTGCGCGGGCTGGCGCCGGCGCTGACTGGCCGTCGCATCGGCGCGGTGTGGGGCAGTGGATTGCCGTTGCGGTTGGCGCGGCCGGTGAACCTGCCTGGCTTGCGCGAGATCACCGTGGGCGCGCGGTTGAAGGCGGTGGCGCGGCTGGGAAAGTACATCGTGCTGCGTACGGATCGCGGCGGCGGCGTGCTGATTCACCTCGGGATGTCGGGTCGCTTGCGCTTGCACGCCGCCGGCGACGCCCGCGCCCCGCACACGCACGTGGTGTTCACGCTCGACGGCGGGGCCGAGCTGCGCTTTGTCGATCCGCGCCGGTTCGGCTGGGTCGACGCCGGCGCCCCGATCGAGGCCTTACCCGAGCTATCGGCGCTGGGACCGGATCCGCTGGCGCAACTGGACGCCGCCGGTTTGCGTGAGCGCCTGGCCGGCGTGCGCGCGCCGGTCAAGGCGTTCCTGCTGGATCAGCGGCGCATCGCTGGCCTGGGCAACATCTACGTCAGCGAGGCGCTGTTTCGCGCCGGCATTCACCCCACCACGCCCGCCGGAAAACTGCAGCGCCGCGCCCCCGCCTTGCTGGATGCCATCGTCGCCGCGCTGGAAAGCGGGATCGCCAATCGCGGCACCAGCCTGCGCGATTACGTCGATCTCGACGGCGTGCCCGGCGACAACGAGGCGGCGTTGCTGGTGTACGGCCGCCACGGCGAGGCCTGCCGAACCTGCGCGACGAAGATCCGCCGCCGCGTCGACGGCGGACGCTCGACGTTTTTCTGCCCGCGCTGCCAGCGACGCTGAGGGCGCGCGCGGCCGTCCGCCGCCTCGCCGGTCGCGCTCACTTGCCCTTGCCGTCTCCGAACTGGGCTTGCATCTCGGGGTATTGACCGGCGACCGCCTTCACGTCGGCAGGGAAGTCCGAGAATTCCTGAACCTGCCGCACTTCGATGGTCTCGTTGTCGCCGGCCGGGCAACGCGACGCCCATTGGATGGCTTCCTCTTTCGATTTCACCTGGATCATCCAGTAACCGCCCAGCACCTCTTTCGCTTCGGCGAACGGGCCGTCGGTGATCTTCGGCTTGCCGCCGCCGAAGGTGATGCGCGCGCCCATCGACGGAGGGTGCAGGCCGTCCAGCGCCAGCAGCACGCCGGCCTTCCGCAGGGACTCGTTGTACTTCATCATCGCCGCCACCCCGTCGGCGGATGGCATCTGGCCGGGCTTGGCGGTCTCGTAGCCCTTGGGGATCATCAGCATCATGAATCGCATCGTCGTTCTCCTTTTTTGGTTTCGAGCCGGGTTTCACCCTGGCTTCTGATCAGGCGACGAACGAACCACGACGCGATCGACAGACGATCGCCGCCGCCCGACGATTTCTTTTGGGCCGCTAAGCCGTTGAATTTGCGGCGGGCGCCTGGTCACCCGCGGCGGCCAGGGCGTCGACCGCCTGGCCCAACTGGCCGAGCGGGCGCACCAGCCGTTCGTCGACGGCCAGAGCGCTGATCGCGGCGTCAACCTGGGCGGCATCCAGCGCGCGGGCGGCGTCACGGTAAGTGTGGTCCAGCGCCCGCCCGAGCGGGGTGAACAGCGCGGCCTCCGGATCGGGGGCACGCTTGGCCAGGGCGTTGCGGATCGCCCCTAGATCCAGGCGAATGCGCGGCAAGTCCTGGCGAAAGAAATCGGCCACCGCGCCGCCTTCGATGGCGCCGCGCGCGTAGGCGCGAAAGCGATCCACAGCGGCATCGACGACGGTGGTGACCGTGGCGTTCAACGCCGCCAGGGCGGCCAAGGCGGGCGGCGATGTTTCGCCGGTTCGGGGCGCCGGCGGCACCAAGGCGGCCAGCATCGCGTCGCGGGTGACGGCGGTGGCGCGGGCGATGGCTTCATCCAGAAGGTCGATCAAGAATTCTTCGTCGGCCTTTTCGGCGCGGTGCTCGCCAAACAGCCAGGCGCGCGGGCGGACGAAGTCGCGTACCTCGAAGGCGGCACCGCGGTAGGCCTCGTCGATGCGGGCGCGCAGCGAGACGCGCTCGCTGCCCAGCACGCCGCGCAGACGTTCTTCGCTGGCGGCGAGCGCGTTTTGTTGCGCGGAAAAATCGTCCTCGGCGAGCGCCGTGGCCGCCGCCAGGGCGCCCGCCTCGGCGACGAACCGGCGCAGCGCCGCCAGGGCCGTGCCGCGTTTCAAGGCGCGCGCGTTGCTGAAAAATCGGCTCTCCAGCGCCTGTTCGACGGCGGTGATTCCACTTTTCTCCAGGGCGTCGGCGTCGCCGGCGCGGCGGGCGGCGAGGGCGGCACGCGCGGCCAGCGGGACGATGCCGTCGACCAGATCACCCACGGCGGCGCGCACATGACCGGTGACGGTGGCAATCTCATCGGCCTCGGCGCGGTCGACTTTGTTCAAGACCCCCAGCACGCGCTTGCCGGCGTCACGGGCCAGGCGCAGCGCCTGTTGTTCGGTAGCCTTGGCGGCCTGCCCGACCGCGAACAGCCAGACGATGGCGTCGGCATCGACCAGGAAATCGCGCGCCACCTTCTCGTGTTCAGGACGCAGCGAATTGAGGCCAGGCGTGTCCACCACCTCGACCCGGCGCAAAAGTGGGAGCGGGTAGAAGATCTCCACCACGCGCACCGCCGCCGCCTCGTCATCGCCGAGCTCGCGCAAAAATGGGCCAACGGACTGCGCGCCCAGCTCGCGCGCGGTGCCGTCCTGGTAGATCACGCGGCCCGAGGTCGGGCCGTGGCGCAGGACATTCACCGTCGCGGTGGTGGGCGTGACGCCGACCGGGGCGATCTCCTCGCCGCACAGAGCGTTGACGAACGACGACTTGCCGGCGTTGAACTCGCCCATCACCGCCACCAGCAGCGGGCGATCCAGCGCCTCGGCCGCGCGGCCAGCGGACAACGCCAGGGCAGCCAGCGCCGGCGTGTGGGTGGCCAGTTCGTGCGCGTAGGTCAATAGCGCGAACAGATTTCCCAGTGGGGCCGGCGGCGGAGCCAGCGCGTGCATCACGAACCGGCGCGCGTCCTGGTCAGGCGCGTGGCGGGCCAAGATGCGGATCGCGGCCTCCGTCGGGGCGCTCGCACCGTCGAGAAACGCCCGTCCGGCCTGAACCAGCGCGGCGTCGTCCGTGTCGGACGGTTGGGCGGTCGCCAGCACGGTGTCCAGCGCGGCGCGATCCTGCGCGCCCAGCGCCAGCGCTACCTGCGCGCGCAGGGGAGGCGGCGCGCCCAGCTCGGCTTCGCGGCGGGCCGCCTGCAGCGCATCCGCCCAGCGCCCGACGCTGGCAAAGGCTTCGCGCACGGCACCGAGCGCCAGCGCATCGGCCGGCGCCGCCGCCAGGTTCTCCAGGGCCAGCGCCAACCCTTCGTCAGTGCGGGTTGCCTTCACCAGCCGCCGCGCCAGCGCCGCTCGCAATCCCCCGTGCGCCGGCGCGCGGGCCAGGCCTTCGCGCAAAAGCGTGATGGCGGCGGCTCCGTCATCGTTGGCCGCCGCTGCTTCGATGAACAGCGCCGGATCGCCGTCGCCGTGACGGGCGGCGCGCGACAGCCAGTCGATCCCGGCACGATCCCCGCTGGCCACCAGCGCTCGCCCATACGCCACGAACAGGGCTGGATCATCCGGGCGAAGGCCCAACGCCTTGTTCAACTCGCGCGCCGCCCGGCCCAGCTGGCCGTCGGTGGCGTAAAGCGCGCCCAGCGCGGCCTGCGCTTCGGCGCGCAGCTCGCCGTCCAGCGACAACGCCAGCGTCTTTCGAAAGGCGTCACGCGCCGGTTCGAAGCGCCGCGCCCGCGCCAAGAGTGCGCCGAGAGCGAACCAGTGGCGCGGGTTGTCGCCGTCGCGATCGACCGCCCGGCCGTAAGAGGCGACGGCGGCGTCACTGTCACCCCGGCGGGCCTGCACGTCGCCAAGCGCGGCGTGAACCGCCGCCAGCTTGGGAAAACGCTGGGCCAGCGCCTGCAGGCGTTCCTCCCCCAGCGCCAGATCGCCGCGATCGGCGAAGGCCAGCGCCAAGGTGATCTCCTCGCGGGCGTCAGTCGGCGTGCCGGCATCGCGGGTCAGATCGTCCAGCGTGCCGGCGAGGCGATCGAGAAATCCCATCAGGTCTTGGGCGGCGGGGCCATCGGGTGGTCGTTGTTAGCCGACGGCGGCGCATCGTTGGGCGGGCGGTCGGGCGTCCACACCTGCTGGCGGATCTCGGCGATGCTTTCTTCCACCGTGCGCAGCGTGCGCAGCTGTTCGTCGACCGCGCCGACGTCAGGCTGGGCGTCGCTGGCGCTGCTGTGTTCGCGTCGCTGGCGCAGCGCCTGATCCAGCACCTCGGCGATGCCGCGCGCCAGCGCCTCGCCGGCCTGGGCGACGAACTCGGACAGACGAGAGCCGAAGCTGTCGATGAATTCGTCCAGCTTTGGTCCCAACATCGCTGCCACGCGATCAACGGCGGCGGGGGCCTGGTCGCGCGCCTCGGCCTTGATCTCTTTCGAAACCTTGCCGCGCAGGATGAACGCCAGCAGCGGCGCCGCCGCCGCCAGCAGACCACCGGCCACGCTGTTGACGAAGAGAAACACTGTCGTGCCGAGAGCGCCCAGCGCGAACACCGAGGCGTCGTACTTCAAGGTGTCGACGACGATCTCCACCCGCGCGTCGGTCGGCCCCAGCTCGGCGGTGACGCCGCGGGCGACGTCGGCGACATTTTCGTTGGCCACCTGGATCACCTCGTCGGCCAGATGCTCGAGCTCGGCGGCGATGCGCTCGCCTTCGGCTTCCAGCCAGGCCTTCCAGGTGTCCTGAACGAAGAAGCTCAAGTACCGGCGCACGTCGGCGCCGTCGACCTTGTCGATCTCCGGCGGCAGGGCGGTGCGGAATTCGCCGGCAAAATCGGCCAGATCTTGGCGGACGCGCGCTTTCAAGCCGGCGGTCTCGGCGCGGATGGTCTCGGCCGCTTGCTGCAGGACCTTCTTGCCGTTCTGCAGGCGCTGGTGGGCGCGGGCGATCCGTTGTTCCAGCTCGGGCAGCGGCAACTCCAGCGACCGCCGTCGGATCGCCAGGCTCTGCCGCACGAACATCGCCAGGCGCGTGGCATCGCCGAGGGCGTGATCGAGCAGCAGGCGCTGTCGCTCGTGCCCGACCGTGGCGCCTAGCTGCGCTTCGAAGGCCGGCAGCCCCGATTCGTCGCGTTTGCCGGCCAGCGCGCGTTTCGCTGACACCGGAAAGATCGCCGGCTCGGCGACGATCGCCGCCAGGTGCTTGCGCGCGAAGCCGAGCGCTTCTGCCAGCTCGGCCTCGTCCAGCAGATCGGCCTTGGCGACGACGAAGATCAGCCGCTCGCGCGACGAACGCAGGATGCGTTCCTCGAGAAATTGCCGTTCGGACGCGGTGAGGATCTGCGTGGCGTCCAGCAAGAACACCGCCGCGTCGGCGCGCGGCAGATAGCCGTAGGTGATGTCGGCGCGCTGTTCGTTGATGTCGTTGACGCCCGGCGTGTCGACGACGGTCAGGCGTTCGCGCAGGATGGGCGCCGGGTGCGTCACCTCGACGTGGTGGATGGCGACGTCGCGCTTCGGCTGCAGACCATCGACGGTCAACCATTCGCCCAGGGCGCCGGCGGTCAACGGATCGATCGGCTGCTTGGCGCCCGAATCGAACACCAGCGTGGCCGTCGGACGCGCGCCGTAGACGATGTGGGTCAGCACGGCGGTGGTCGGCGTGATCCCGGCCGGCAGCACCGCTTCGCCGAGGAGCGCGTTGATGAAAGTCGACTTACCGTGGTTGAACTCGCCCAGCACCACGACGGAGAAGCGTTCGTCGTCGAGCTTCGGAATGCGCGTCTCGCGGATGTCGCGCGCGGCGGAGCCAAGTCCAGCGGCCTCGGCTGCGGCGGCCAGGTTTTCCAGTGTGGCGCGAATGGCCGCCTTGCGAAGGGCGGCGTTCATTTGATGATCGCCAAGATGTCCGCCACCTTCGCGTCGCATTCGTCCTTCGAGATCCCGCCCGTCGCGGCGCCGTTCTTGCCGTCGGCGATGAGGCCCCGGTAGTACGCGGTCTCGGCGAACAGCCGCAGGGCCGCCACCCGTTTGGGCAGATAAGGATGGGTGTGCAGGAACTCGTCGAAGCGCCCAGGTCCGCGGCTGGCTTCTTCCAGCTGGGCCAGATACGCCTCCATGTTGATGTCGCTGTAAAGTTTGCGCGAGCCAAGCGCCAGCTTGATCAGCGTGGCCAGCGAGACTTC
The Polyangia bacterium genome window above contains:
- a CDS encoding YciI family protein, translated to MRFMMLMIPKGYETAKPGQMPSADGVAAMMKYNESLRKAGVLLALDGLHPPSMGARITFGGGKPKITDGPFAEAKEVLGGYWMIQVKSKEEAIQWASRCPAGDNETIEVRQVQEFSDFPADVKAVAGQYPEMQAQFGDGKGK
- a CDS encoding dynamin family protein: MNAALRKAAIRATLENLAAAAEAAGLGSAARDIRETRIPKLDDERFSVVVLGEFNHGKSTFINALLGEAVLPAGITPTTAVLTHIVYGARPTATLVFDSGAKQPIDPLTAGALGEWLTVDGLQPKRDVAIHHVEVTHPAPILRERLTVVDTPGVNDINEQRADITYGYLPRADAAVFLLDATQILTASERQFLEERILRSSRERLIFVVAKADLLDEAELAEALGFARKHLAAIVAEPAIFPVSAKRALAGKRDESGLPAFEAQLGATVGHERQRLLLDHALGDATRLAMFVRQSLAIRRRSLELPLPELEQRIARAHQRLQNGKKVLQQAAETIRAETAGLKARVRQDLADFAGEFRTALPPEIDKVDGADVRRYLSFFVQDTWKAWLEAEGERIAAELEHLADEVIQVANENVADVARGVTAELGPTDARVEIVVDTLKYDASVFALGALGTTVFLFVNSVAGGLLAAAAPLLAFILRGKVSKEIKAEARDQAPAAVDRVAAMLGPKLDEFIDSFGSRLSEFVAQAGEALARGIAEVLDQALRQRREHSSASDAQPDVGAVDEQLRTLRTVEESIAEIRQQVWTPDRPPNDAPPSANNDHPMAPPPKT
- the tsaD gene encoding tRNA (adenosine(37)-N6)-threonylcarbamoyltransferase complex transferase subunit TsaD, with translation MLVLGIETSCDETAASVVEDGRRVRSDVVASQILVHAPYGGVVPEVASRQHLATIIPTVAGAVKTAGITLGDLDGIAVTCGPGLVGALLVGVETAKSLGYALGKPVVGVNHLAGHLAAVFLEDPSLPESPPYPHLALLVSGGHTALIRVGGPGQTRLLGATRDDAAGEAFDKVGKMLGLGYPGGVQIDGLAATGDPRAVALPRALPGRDDLDFSFSGLKTAVSTILHGAPPPIEQQLGDFCASFQAAVVDVLVRKSRRALALQGLGALVVCGGVAANRGLRAGLAVAAGEDGFRLYIPPPKRCTDNASMIAAAGTPLLKMGTRAAWDLGVDPGLPL
- the rsmA gene encoding 16S rRNA (adenine(1518)-N(6)/adenine(1519)-N(6))-dimethyltransferase RsmA, which gives rise to MTARPPDDPRRVLARYDLRAKKSWGQNFLVARGIHQRIVAAAGATADDVVVEIGAGLGTLTVALASAEPPPRRVIAVERDPDMLTVLRGELVAAANVEVAAADAATYDLPAVARGAGRPIIVVGNLPYQISSALLLRLARAGTATLARAVVMVQREMAQRVVAPAGNKIYGRFSVAVQQRAAVRILFHVSPGAFHPPPQVTSSVLELLPRAALLAPVRDELLFDEVVKEAFGTRRKMLRRALAPAFGADVAEAALQQAGLDGTLRAEALTIAELARLADGMLAARAAVR
- the mutM gene encoding bifunctional DNA-formamidopyrimidine glycosylase/DNA-(apurinic or apyrimidinic site) lyase; protein product: MPELPEVETIVRGLAPALTGRRIGAVWGSGLPLRLARPVNLPGLREITVGARLKAVARLGKYIVLRTDRGGGVLIHLGMSGRLRLHAAGDARAPHTHVVFTLDGGAELRFVDPRRFGWVDAGAPIEALPELSALGPDPLAQLDAAGLRERLAGVRAPVKAFLLDQRRIAGLGNIYVSEALFRAGIHPTTPAGKLQRRAPALLDAIVAALESGIANRGTSLRDYVDLDGVPGDNEAALLVYGRHGEACRTCATKIRRRVDGGRSTFFCPRCQRR
- a CDS encoding DUF4388 domain-containing protein, with amino-acid sequence MEPRTEPPFPKSVLVVDDDPKSRRIIEVSLRSEGFDVQVAADAVAATAWLEDNVPGVIIAATALGDVDGFDFCRRVKEKPAHAQVPFMLLGEATAANRIRGIEIGAEEFVGKPVFIKDVVGRVSLLLQRQNRQRMETDGSGDQAFVGTLADISVVDLVQTLQGPRRSGVVHLRSQQSGSGEIYFRQGAVVDAEVGRLSGREAMFRLFSWSQGTYRIEPKSIRRKDAIGLPPAALVMEGMRRLDDWQRLLKDLPPLPTVFEVDYRVLAERLAEIPDEVNAILRLFDGARTLLNVVDDCGIADSEALSLAGKLFAEGIIRDVQAPAEETAAASPAAEGWLTEAAGPFRPPAVADDAEPPTGDGNDIHRRRTGPLEPLEPPLSAAPPPVADEPRRDTLLELAVPALEEPSAANGAPASVLNGAISTPIAAPASEEPPPADAADETVDLAPSAATPEAVAPTVAVAPDEPPPIAVSSGAIPGPRENEPAVVIPFGDMGGAARRTLLAAGGAPTAAANAADSGPLAAIAGSLGESMSPSARSTEPGIGPPDELSAGSPLADATAAEALLAGAEPFPSASDSTALPVKAARWTKSGDAVSDADALDELSLPGRHRGPLMLIGGAALLGGLVFAAQRLFPHGERATDRPALAAPVTPSEQAPRAVVVKEAQAPAKPALPPVPAPAKKPAAPAVELPTAPIAASPNPPGKESPPPAARAPELAARESPSAAAAAKSPSAAKPAVAAQPDRGADFSGLLEKCRAAFSQGKVREAATACAAAKDANGESGDALLLLAHVEFNRNHLKDALQWAEKAIKIDPNLADAYVIFGGVQQDAGRNREAKWAYKKYLELAPRGQYAADLRAIVDTL
- a CDS encoding dynamin family protein gives rise to the protein MGFLDRLAGTLDDLTRDAGTPTDAREEITLALAFADRGDLALGEERLQALAQRFPKLAAVHAALGDVQARRGDSDAAVASYGRAVDRDGDNPRHWFALGALLARARRFEPARDAFRKTLALSLDGELRAEAQAALGALYATDGQLGRAARELNKALGLRPDDPALFVAYGRALVASGDRAGIDWLSRAARHGDGDPALFIEAAAANDDGAAAITLLREGLARAPAHGGLRAALARRLVKATRTDEGLALALENLAAAPADALALGAVREAFASVGRWADALQAARREAELGAPPPLRAQVALALGAQDRAALDTVLATAQPSDTDDAALVQAGRAFLDGASAPTEAAIRILARHAPDQDARRFVMHALAPPPAPLGNLFALLTYAHELATHTPALAALALSAGRAAEALDRPLLVAVMGEFNAGKSSFVNALCGEEIAPVGVTPTTATVNVLRHGPTSGRVIYQDGTARELGAQSVGPFLRELGDDEAAAVRVVEIFYPLPLLRRVEVVDTPGLNSLRPEHEKVARDFLVDADAIVWLFAVGQAAKATEQQALRLARDAGKRVLGVLNKVDRAEADEIATVTGHVRAAVGDLVDGIVPLAARAALAARRAGDADALEKSGITAVEQALESRFFSNARALKRGTALAALRRFVAEAGALAAATALAEDDFSAQQNALAASEERLRGVLGSERVSLRARIDEAYRGAAFEVRDFVRPRAWLFGEHRAEKADEEFLIDLLDEAIARATAVTRDAMLAALVPPAPRTGETSPPALAALAALNATVTTVVDAAVDRFRAYARGAIEGGAVADFFRQDLPRIRLDLGAIRNALAKRAPDPEAALFTPLGRALDHTYRDAARALDAAQVDAAISALAVDERLVRPLGQLGQAVDALAAAGDQAPAANSTA